The Chitinophaga caeni genome segment AGTTTGATTGGGAAAGGTTTTCCTGCATTTGAATCATTTATTGAAGATGCAAAGGGTACAAAATTGTTTATAGGCGCCTATACTTCGCCTGCAAAAAGTAATATACTTCAAGCATTATCAGGTTCAGAGCTATCTCTTTCAAGAACATTTAATACCAAGATATCAACAGATCTAGATGGAAATTTTAATGGTGTTTATACCAAGGATAGAAATGGAAATGATGTTGTTGTGAGTCCTGCGACTTATAATGCTCAAATATCCAATGCCTCTCCAGCGAGAGATTTACCTGGAAAAAAAATTCCTTAGTATGAAAATAAGTTTATGGGTTATTGTTGTTGGTTTAAGTTTTATGCTGATGTCATGCGATCACACATTGCATTGCGAAAAACATTTTATTCCAAGTGGATATGTTGGAAAGGTTACTGTTTATTTTAATCAAAAGAACGGTCAAAAACAGTATGATAAAGATGGGTGTATTGTTTATTCTATTCCTAAAGATGGAAAATGTTTAAGTGCTTTGCCTATTAAGCAAGGGACGGCATACCCAAATCAAACATTTACTTTTTATGAACTCGTAAGTAAGGATAGTACAAATCAAATTTTTGAGTTTTATGAAAATAACTATTTGAAAGATACTATCCACAATAGAGAGAAAAAATATATTTTTTTATTAAGTAGTGGATACTCAGAAGGCAATTATAATTTTGAATATTATGTAGATTATGGGAAGGCTTATAAAAGCCATTTGCATTATTAGATATTCTGACAGTGTCACTTTTGTTATTTTACCAGCTTGAGCAGCACCTCTACGGCAGCAGCCGCCTCAGCCTGTGGAACCCCGGCTTGGATCTAAGTACGACCTTCGATATCGACACGAGCTGGCTCTCCGAAGGCCGCCGCACCTACGAGCTGACGAACCACCTGGGCAACGTGCTGGCCACGATCAGCGATAAACGCATCCCGGTTTTTGAAAATGAAGGTATGACGGTTGCTTATTATGATGTAGATTTGTTGAGCGCGGTGGATTATTACCCTTTCGGTATGCAGATGCCGGGAAGGGAGTTTAATGGTGGTGGGTATCGGTATGGGTTTAATGGGAAAGAGAATGATAACGAGGTGAAGGGAGAAGGGAACCAGCAGGATTACGGGATGCGGGTGTATGATCCGAGGTTGGGGCGGTTTTTATCCGTGGATCCGATAACTAAGCAATATCCTGAATTAACACCCTGTCAGTTCGCTACTAATATGCCTATTTGGGCTGTTGATTTAGACGGGTTGGAGGCGTTTAAAGTTACTCAGAGATCATTTGCTCCCTGGAGACGATTTGGAGATGCATTTGGTACATTTAAGAAAAGCTTTAAAGGTGATGATCGTGGTTTTTCCTTGTTTGAGTCAGGTTCTCGATGGGATGTGATGAAAGCTACGGCACGTTTGCACTCCATGGCAAAGTTTACTTTAGGAACAGATGGCGTTAGTGAAGAAGGTCACTTTGCTAGTATAACCACTGGCTATAAAAATTTTGTTGGAAGGCAAGAGAAACAGTGCATTTGCGAAACCAAGTGGTAAAGAAAGTTTTAAGAATAATAATTTAATACAACAGGTCGTAGGGTCAGATCCTTTAGTAAGCGTAGCGCCAGATATAGATTGGAAAATAGAGCTTAAGTTTACGGTAGTAACACCCACATTATTGGAAGTGGCTGGAAATGTAAAAGGTAAGGCTTTTCCTGCTTATGAAAGCTTTATACAAGATGAAGCAGGAATGAAAGTTTTTTTACATACTTATTCAGCGCCGGATAGGTTGCAGTTAGGTAAGGAGCTCTTAAACCCTTCATATGATTATAGGCGTTCGCTATCTTTCAGATTTGAACTAGATGCAAAAGGTAATTTTACTGGAAAGATGTGGCTTGGGGGCGAAGAAGGAGCGTGGAATGAGACAACGATAAGTGCTTGGAATAAATTGAATTTTGATAAAAAGCCTGCTCCCGATCTAGAGCGAGGAGAGGGGGAAGGGGAAAACTAAAATAAGCAATACATGTATTTTTTACCAATTTTAGTCTGGATACCTATTGTTATAATACTGGTTAATAAATTATCCTTTAGTAAAGGATACAGTAAAGTTTTGATATTTTTTTTAAGCTATCTTTTAACATTTTTGCTTACTTACGGAATATATGTGTTTACTGAACTAGGCACTTATGTAACGCATTTGAGTGCGGTTGGGAATGTATTTTGGTTGTTGTATTTGTTTTTAATTGCTCCAATAATTTGGACAGTGTTGCTTACTCGACTTAGTAATGAGGTTGGAAGCGTAAAAAGTTGAGGGTACATTACCTTTATGAAAAAGCTCGTAACTATTATGTTTAAACCTTTTTGGACTAAAACAAGTTGATTTTTTAATAAAATTTAATCTTTTACAAAACCCGGTACAAAGGCCGGGTTTGCTATTTTAGTATTTATTTGAGTTTGCTAAACAATTCTTAGGGTTTGAATAGTCCTCTTAAGCTACAGTTCCGCCAAGGATCATTTCCTGTACAATTACGAGTACGACGCGGAAAACCGCCTGGTGAAAGCGACCAGCGGCGTCCACGCTAACTTCGACGGTTACAAGATCAACAGCCCTAAAACGGATGCCGAGTACCGCTATTACTTGCACGGGCCGCTGGCACGCCTGGAGTTGGGGGATAACAAGGTGCAGGGTGTCGATTATGCCTACACCTTGCAGGGATGGCTGAAAGGTGTGAACGGCCATTACCTGGACGCATCTTCCGAGATGGGGGGCGACGGGCAGCCCGGTAGCCCGATGGCCACGGTGGCCCGCGATGCCTACGCCTACGCGCTGGATTATTACGCTGGGGATTACCTGCCGATCGGGGGTAATAACGCGGGGGCCTTCCCCTTGCATTTCCAGGTCAACGGTGCCGATACGATCGGCCGTGACCTGTTCAACGGGAACATCTCGCTGATGAACGTTGCGATCAAGGGAATCGGCAACGGCGCCACGGTGGGCAACCTGTACGGTTACGACCAGCTCAACCGCCTGGTATCGATGCGGCAACGGTCACTGTCGCCGGGAGCGACGACCTGGCACGCGCTCTCGCCCGGCCAATCCTACGCCGAGGATATCGCCTACGATGCGAACGGCAACATCCTTACTTACCGCCGCTTCCGCGGCAACGGCACGGAGATGGACCGCCTCTCTTACCGCTACAACCGTGGCACGGACGGCCGCCTCCTGGACAACCGCCTGAACTACGTCGAGGACGCGGTGAACGATGCCGCCTACGGCGGCGATATCGAGACGCAGGTGCCGGAGAACTATGCCTACGACCGCGTGGGCAACCTCGTCAAGGATTTTTCCGGCGGCATCGACAAGATCAGCTGGACGGTGTACGGCAAGATCGGGAAGATCACGAAATCGGGTGGCGGCATCCTCGATTACGGCTACGATGCCGGTGGCCAGCGGGTATCGAAAGCTTTCACGCCGCCGGGCGAGGCCACGAAGACGACCTGGTACCTCCGGGAGCCATCGGGCCGCGCTGGGCGGAGCAGCACCTCTACGGCAGCAGCCGCCTCGGCCTGTGGAACCCCGGCTTGGACCTAAGTACGACCTTCGATATCGACACGAGCTGGCTTTCCGAGGGCCGCCGCACTTACGAGCTGACGAACCACCTGGGCAACGTGCTGGCTACGATCAGCGATAAACGCATCCCGGTTTATGAAAATGATGCTATGACGGTTGCGTATTATGATGTAGATTTGTTGAGCGCGGTGGATTATTATCCTTTCGGTATGCAGATGCCGGGGAGGGTGTTTAACGGTGGTGGTTATCGTTATGGGTTTAATGGCAAAGAACAGGATAATGAGGTAAAAGGATGGGGCAACCAGCAGGACTATGGCATGCGGATTTATGATACCCGGATGGGAAGGTTTTTAAGTGTGGATCCATTGACACGTAAGTTCCCGTGGTATAGTCCATACCAATTTGCAGGTAATACACCTATACAGGCGATAGATTTAGATGGTGCTGAACCCTTATATGTCAATTTTGCTAATGGAATTAAAGTAGGTAATCCTAAAATTACTAAATCTTCACAGTGGCTTGTTTATAGCTATATAAACAATGGTTTGTCTGGTAGTCATACGACTTATGTAACTGACCCTAAAACGTTTAGTAGTGCTGCTCAATTTAATACTGTAAATCTTAATACACAGTTTTACTCTTCATTCGGTCAAAAGGAGGAATATTATAAGTGGGCACAAAGTCAAATGAATGACAAGAAAGTAAATACTCAATGGTTTTCAATGGATGCTAAAATTGTTGGACCTTTTGAGGTAGGATTGACAGAGTTAGACCCAGGTGTAATGTTATCAAAAGACACGAAAGGATTTTTAAACAACATTGGCTCTTTAGTGCTTAAAGAAAATATGGGAGTATATAACCAATTAAATTCCATAGGTTCTTTTAATAGTAAAACAGGAGGAATGGCATTAGACAGAGAATTGCTGTATAATGAACAATCCAAAATACAAGATTTTATGTATTCGCTTGATGTAAAAGACTTGGACAAATACTTAAGAGAATACAACGCAGGGTTCAAAGTATTTCAGGCTATCAAAGGTAAAGACCATTACTTAAACGTTGCAAGTTCAGTCATAGGTGGTGATATTGATTTTGGAAGCATAAAACACAGAATGGTTATAGGACAAGTTTTAATGTATCAGATGCACGGACAAAAGATTGACGACAAAGCAAAACAAACTATTATGAATAATGCAACAGAAGACACAGGTAGATATTATAAAGAAAGATATGGCAATGACGATTAAGCAATTTCTAATCCCAATTATCAGTAGTGTCATATTTGGGCTACTATATTATTTACTGCCCCAAATTAATATGGCAATATGGCTTTTTTTTATTGCTACTTTCGGTATATGGTTTTCAATTCTGTTAGTTAAAATTATCCAATATAATTCTTTTGCTAATAGCTCAAACGTCATAGGGTTTGTGATAGCTGGAACATTTTTGTTTTTTGTCACCATTGCATATTTATCAAAAAATTATTCCTTATTATTGGATTTTAGGCGAGTAACTTTTTTACCGTTCAATGGATTAGTTTATTTATTATTATTCTACCTGTTTTTTTCATTTAAAATAAACATTTACGATGTGGCATTGGTTATTGCTTATGGATTAACGATAAACTATATTTTTACAGACAGTGCATATAATACATTCAAGAGATTAGATTTATTGATAGCCTTTTGGATATTTTGCTTTACAGCACATTTAGTAATTATGCTAAGAAGATATCCCAAATCAGGCGCAAGGTTGTAAATATTCATGAACCATGTGCAAGCGTTCCGTTTGTACTATAAATGTTGAGAGGTAAAAGGGGATAAAGAAAAAGCCGGTAATAAAAGGCAAGAGAAGCTGTCTCATAAATATTGAGGCAGCTTCTTATGTTTATAATAATATTTCTATCAATTTGATGTTAGAATTGAAAAAATAAAGGCTTCGCCTGTCATTTTAAGCGGTCCTCTTACGCAGATTATGTGCTAATGCTAATAATCCCGCCTCAATACTCACTTTATCCAGACCACGCATCATAAATCGTTTAAATAGGTGATTATGCTTGATATTGGCAAAAACGGGTTCAGTGTCATGGCATCTTTGCTTACGTTTTTGGATGCCCCGCTTCGTTTTCAATCTCTTTTCCGCTTGTCTTTTCAGGCGATTTAGATTATGATTCACCTCTATTATTCGATTATCCTTTTGTCCATGGCAATCACTGCGCAATGGGCATCCATTGCAGTTCCCAGCCCTGTATTTTGTGATTGTTTGTTTAAAGCCCGCCTTGGTAACATGTTCATAACTACCTATATTTTTCATCGTTTTGCCACACGGGCATATATATCTGTCTTTTTCCTGGTTATAGGTAAGTTTGTCTGTCCGGTATGGGTTTTATCTTTGCTTTATTGGTTTTTATGGAGTTGCCCCATACAAAAGTGTACCTGTTTGCATTCGCTTCGATTTTAGTGCCGTCGGTGTAAAGCTCTTTCAAACTCAAAACACCTTCTTCGCATAATAGTAATACTACCTGTGTAAAGATGGGTTGCAGAGATTTTTGAAGACGTTTGCCCCGGAAACTTTGTTTTTGAAATCCCGGATCATGATTTCGATGTGTCCGAGTACGTACTCTTTAGCTTCCGGTGGGAGTGCATTAATATCCTCCAGTCTTTTAAATGTAGCCTGATCGAGCACCAGGTCTGATTTGCTCACCAGGTTGTCTATAGAAATATCCAGCATATCCGCAATTTTAATAATGACTTCGATAGAAGGCATCATGGCATCGCGTTCATAGCGCCCGATGATATCTCCGGAGGTGCTGATGTGTTTGCCAAGCCGGGAGATATTTTTCTGCTTGGGCAGTAGCATGATGTGTGATCCTATTGTCATTTTACTGTGATCCAATACAGATCGAGAAAGTTATTGAGAATTACCCGGAACCGTTTGACCATAGCGGTGTCTTTAAATAGGTCAGCCTGTTCGTTTCCACTTAGCAGGTAGCTACAAGAGGATCGTTTATGCCTACACAATGCAGGGTTAGCTGAAGATGTGAAAGGCATTACCTGAAGGCGTCTTCCGAGATGTGGAGTGATGGGTGCGGTGGGGCCCGCGATGCCTACGTCTACGACTGCGTGGGCAACCTTGTCAAGGATTTTTCCGGCGGTATCGACAAGATCGGCAAGATCACG includes the following:
- a CDS encoding RHS repeat domain-containing protein, which translates into the protein MLATISDKRIPVYENDAMTVAYYDVDLLSAVDYYPFGMQMPGRVFNGGGYRYGFNGKEQDNEVKGWGNQQDYGMRIYDTRMGRFLSVDPLTRKFPWYSPYQFAGNTPIQAIDLDGAEPLYVNFANGIKVGNPKITKSSQWLVYSYINNGLSGSHTTYVTDPKTFSSAAQFNTVNLNTQFYSSFGQKEEYYKWAQSQMNDKKVNTQWFSMDAKIVGPFEVGLTELDPGVMLSKDTKGFLNNIGSLVLKENMGVYNQLNSIGSFNSKTGGMALDRELLYNEQSKIQDFMYSLDVKDLDKYLREYNAGFKVFQAIKGKDHYLNVASSVIGGDIDFGSIKHRMVIGQVLMYQMHGQKIDDKAKQTIMNNATEDTGRYYKERYGNDD
- a CDS encoding transposase; protein product: MCPCGKTMKNIGSYEHVTKAGFKQTITKYRAGNCNGCPLRSDCHGQKDNRIIEVNHNLNRLKRQAEKRLKTKRGIQKRKQRCHDTEPVFANIKHNHLFKRFMMRGLDKVSIEAGLLALAHNLRKRTA
- a CDS encoding helix-turn-helix domain-containing protein, whose product is MTIGSHIMLLPKQKNISRLGKHISTSGDIIGRYERDAMMPSIEVIIKIADMLDISIDNLVSKSDLVLDQATFKRLEDINALPPEAKEYVLGHIEIMIRDFKNKVSGANVFKNLCNPSLHR
- a CDS encoding RHS repeat domain-containing protein, whose translation is MSLLLFYQLEQHLYGSSRLSLWNPGLDLSTTFDIDTSWLSEGRRTYELTNHLGNVLATISDKRIPVFENEGMTVAYYDVDLLSAVDYYPFGMQMPGREFNGGGYRYGFNGKENDNEVKGEGNQQDYGMRVYDPRLGRFLSVDPITKQYPELTPCQFATNMPIWAVDLDGLEAFKVTQRSFAPWRRFGDAFGTFKKSFKGDDRGFSLFESGSRWDVMKATARLHSMAKFTLGTDGVSEEGHFASITTGYKNFVGRQEKQCICETKW
- a CDS encoding DUF6843 domain-containing protein; its protein translation is MKISLWVIVVGLSFMLMSCDHTLHCEKHFIPSGYVGKVTVYFNQKNGQKQYDKDGCIVYSIPKDGKCLSALPIKQGTAYPNQTFTFYELVSKDSTNQIFEFYENNYLKDTIHNREKKYIFLLSSGYSEGNYNFEYYVDYGKAYKSHLHY